The Apodemus sylvaticus chromosome 4, mApoSyl1.1, whole genome shotgun sequence nucleotide sequence CTGCTGGGAATTGCATTAGAATTTCATAAAAGCGCTAAAACATCTCATACAAAGCTTAACCCATGATCTCTTGTCTATATTCATTGCACACGATGCTCCACAGAGAAATTCTGACCAGATTAGATCACAAGCAACCGAAACACTAATGTACCATTGTGCACAAATTATACACTCATAAGTTTCTCTATATGCTTTCTTGTCACCATCAAGGAATGTGGTCTCTGGAAATGGGTGTTGTGAAGTCTTTCATCCATTATAATTTCCTTTGCTCAATAGTTTTCTGTATAAATTGGGAGGCATTTAAGAAAGTTAAACATCTTCTTTCAGGTTTCAGTAATTATTATACTTCTTGAGATCACGGATTTTATCCAAATTGAAATACCTTTTACTAAAGCACTTGGCAGTCATGGTGGTCAGGACATACCTCTTACAACCTTAAAGTTGATGCATGATTAATTTATATTAACTACAACAGTCATCCTAAGGTatctctcttcttttgttttccaggCTTCTTGAGCACAGGGGATCAGGCTGCCAAAGGAAACTACGGGCTCCTTGACCTCATCCAGGCCCTAAGATGGACCAGCGAGAACATTGGGTTCTTTGGTGGTGACCCCTTGCGAATCACTGTGTTTGGATCAGGCGCTGGGGGTTCGTGTGTCAATCTGCTGACTTTATCCCATTATTCTGAAGGTAACCGTTGGAGCAATTCAACCAAAGGTATTATGCAGGTTGCAAATTTTGACAATTTTGGTGTCTGCATGCCACCACCATCAGTACTACGTGATGCTCTGTATATACTTCTCTGTTCCAACTGAATGTTAGGTTGGGTTCGATAACTGTTTAGAGATGTTTCTTTAGCCTTTTTGTGCATGTTTAAGTTTCTGTcactcttctctctgtcttccaTGGAGCTGGGTAAGATGGTTTTTCAAGTCTACTTCAGAATGTTGAGCGTTTAGGAGTTTTCTATTTTCAAAGGCTTGATTTGAGGGAAAAATCAGACAAAGACTTTCAACACTATGTCCTTTCTGCTTATTCTGTTGgaaaatcaatatttttaaacataggGACACAGACACTGGAAGCCTTTCATTAGTTTGCATGCGTGATCCAAAATTGTCAAAGCGTTGAGGTCACCAGTAGAACCTTTGATTACAAAGAAAAAGATGTTtgattttgtggttttttttttattttcagctcaagtttgctgttttggtttggcttggtttctCCTGAAGCTTGGCAAAGCAGTATGCAGCACTAGCCTGCTttaatacacaaaatatttttcttatttccattttctgtcttTAAGTACTTTGCCTAAAGTGTGTGTCATCTTTGTGACCAGATATTCAGTCACTCATTACAATTGCATTACAAACAAGATTGAAATCCCATTATTAACTGGAGAGCTATTTGAAGAATTTCACAGAAAGAATACTTTCTATTATTTATAGGtactaaagaagaaaacagaatattCATCAACAGAGAATCTGTGATTTTTCTGCCTCCTCATTGTCATTGTGTGAGGAAGACAAGTTATTCACTGTCAAGTGGAATTCATAGAGAATCTCAGTTTCCAGaaataaaacattcatttttatagTTGGTAATTGCATGTATATGAGAGGTAACAGGTGTATGTACATTCCACTATATGTAGAAGCTCCAGTCATCAACTGCTCTGGGAAAAAGAGCTACAGGTGTTTGAAAGTCATTtgaacatgggtgctgggaactgagctctgcCCTCTGCAATTTCAGACTCTATGTGCTCTTAACACATTTTTAGTTATCGAAGATACATTTGGAATTTCAAGAGAACATTCAGTCATTAGTAAgcaaattacattttatatagatgtaatttATTGTTATGGCTTATGTAGCATCTCACTAACTTTAGAAAGATTCTTATTTGAGGTAACATGAtagaaatgaaacattttaaattaagtatATGTGTTGGTCTATAATAAAATTACTTACTTTGAAgtgattacatttttttaataagcAGATGAGATTCTCCAAATCTCTGTATACAATAACTGCTAATGTTTAGCTAAGTTAGGGTTGGCAACCAATTCAGAACTTTTGACGTTGTTTGAACAAGCGTGGTCCCAGTGTCATCACCATCCAGTTTGTAAGAGCATTGGTTAAAGGAACCAATTAGCTTGTCACACGTTCATCACTTGACAGGATAGTAAGCAGTGGCAAATGGTTCAGCAAACAGCAAAGATTGTCATGTTCCAtgacacattttaagaaaatgtatATGTATCAGACTGGAGATATGGGCTTGAGTTTAATCGAGTTTGAAACCTCCCTCAAGAGGTGCTTGGTGCTACCAGGAAGGGCACAGACAATTTTCTAAAATTCTCAGTCTCCCCTAAGACAGACCTGGATTTTTAAGACTAGAAACCCAATGGAGGACTCCATGTTGCTCAGGATGGCAGCTTTCCAACAGCTCAAATCTACTTAAGAAAGCCATGCCACCAGTGAGGAGAGAAATGGCTTCCTAGGCTCATCCAGTCACCAAGCTTCAGGTGACTGGATGAGCCATGAAGTATTATTAACATGAAGtattattaacatatttattttttggtatatTTAACGTCATTAAGTGCTTGAGATAGgaatgaatattatttttaaaggacaAGGTTTATTTTAgtcataaatattttcattagcaAAATATTCTTGTGCTCTAATGTCAACAGTTCCTCTATCAGTTACATTGTCAAAATGTCTATAGTTTGCTATGGTGAGCTCTGTCCTAAGAAAGCCAAGTCTATTCAAGAGACAATGAAAAATATCAGCATTGTTCGACCTTTGAGTGATTCTAAAATTATCTAGAACATACTATTAACacttataaatacatacacatttttGGAGAGGATGCTGGGACCAATTCATATATGACTTCTGAACTTATCTCTAAAGAACTACTTTgcctttaaaatatgtaaatgattaaacatgtttttaaaatgaatgagTACCTATCCCAGTCTAGaagtgtataatatatataaattattaaataaacttgataatctattttaaaaagaCTGGTTTAAGAAAATGCTCTAGTGATTCAATTTGaatagcacacatctgtaagcaAACTGAACATATATATGGAGCTAAAATTTATAGCCCTTAAACAAGACAAGTCAAGAGCACTGGCCTATATATGTGTcatgttttatgataaaatacaGCAGCACACATTAAACAGTAGAAAGGGTTTAATTACTCCCTGCACAATCTTCCTGATGATGCTTTTCCTCTAACTTAATGAAATCACTTCTTCAGTTATGTCTTCTTCAGAAAGATGAGTACTCATCATATGATATttggaaataaataagaaagcagtATGTCTTAAGCTATATTCTGTTTTGTGTGATGTCAAGGCCATTCCCTGGGTATTGACAAGTCCCCCTGGTATCTGCTTGATGCGCAAACAActatgttttcaaataaaatcaaatgaaagcAAACATTAGACAGTCATTTATACTGAAGACAGATATTTAGCCAAATTGTAGAAATATTGGAAATAGACAATATAGAATCTGTTTGGGGgcaaaggagagaattgacttccTCCTGATGATTTAATTATCGTGTATAGTACTCATTAAGTAAAATATGAGTCCTTTAAATATGTATGCTTTCTAACTTAACCTCTTCTCCTAACTGTATCTTTGAGACCACAAAATTTAGAACTGCAAGTCAAATTACACTTAAATAGTAAGACTTTGATGGACTTCTTAGGTATTTTATACCCTGGGGATGGCTTTATGTACTTTCTCTTAGACAATATGTATCTGTTTCTTCAATTGTACttgggattatatatatatatatatgtgtgtgtgtgtgtgtgtgtgtgtgtaaaatgtcaGATGTTAATTTGGGACCATAACACTCTTCAATGATCACCTGAAACTCTCTGTTGATTTTCCCATAGGACTTTTTCAACGAGCAATAGCTCAGAGTGGAACAGCCCTTTCCAGCTGGGCTGTTAGTTTTCagcctgcaaaatatgctagaATTCTGGCCACAAAAGTTGGCTGCAATGTGTCAGATACAGTAGAGTTAGTAGAATGCCTGCAGAAGAAGCCTTACAAAGAACTTGTTGATCAAGATGTTCAACCAGCTCGATACCACATAGCCTTTGGACCTGTGATCGATGGTGATGTAATACCAGATGACCCTCAGATACTGATGGAACAAGGAGAGTTCCTCAACTATGATATAATGTTAGGAGTTAACCAAGGAGAAGGGTTGAAGTTTGTCGAAAATATAGTAGATAGTGATGATGGTGTATCAGCCAGTGATTTTGACTTTGcagtttctaattttgttgataaTTTATATGGATATCCAGAAGGCAAAGATGTTTTGAGAGAAACCATTAAATTCATGTATACTGACTGGGCTGATCGCCATAACCCTGAAACTAGAAGGAAGACATTGTTGGCTTTGTTTACGGACCATCAGTGGGTAGCACCCGCTGTGGCTACAGCAGACCTTCACTCAAACTTTGGCTCACCTACATACTTCTATGCCTTTTATCATCATTGCCAAACAGATCAAGTTCCAGCTTGGGCTGATGCAGCTCATGGGGATGAGGTTCCCTATGTGTTGGGAATCCCCATGATTGGCCCTACAGAGTTATTTCCTTGCAATTTCTCCAAGAATGATGTGATGTTGAGTGCAGTAGTAATGACATACTGGACGAATTTTGCTAAAACTGGGTATGTACCTGAAGGAAAGTACTCTGCGCTAATTGTAATAATAAATACCTCTTTAAGTATTCTTGAATAATGTAAACATATTCTTAAATAGTgtaatgtatttttgtttgtttgtcatttgTTCTGTGATACTGGGGATTGAAACCAGTGCCTTGAACATTCTTGAACATATATTACATCATTATGCTATGTTCCTAGTCCAAAGTAATAGATCAAAACACAGTAGCATATTAACCTCCTATAGCAAGGATTAATTCTGTATTATatgtattgttttaaaaagttatgACATTACAAGTTCTACGTTTTTCAAGGTTATTAAGACAGACTTGTAATCCTATTGCATTGGTCCATGATGGTATTACTTTGACTTCTGGGGTACATAGGCCACAACATCACTGTTTTCAATGACAAATATTATATCCTAGAACTTTCTAGTTCAAAATACTGTATGCATTTTAACATTCATCTTGGATTCCATGGGTATTGCTGTTCATAGAAGGATCTTTGTTTCCTGAAGCTTCATATAGATATTTCTATGTAGGGTAGGTATGCACTGTGATGATGTCCATTTCTTCAGGCACTGGTCCCAAGTCTTGCATTTGCATTTTGATGCCATTTCTCTTGCACTGACACTGAGAAAAGTCAAATTTATTAtgagaatattaattttttaatcagtgtgtttgtgtattttgttctgcatatttatgtgtggtgtgtgtatgtgggtatgtttgtgtgtgtgtatgagtgtgtgtgcatgtgcatgcatgcttatACACTCGTGTTTATGGAAAAATGAGCTGTGTGCATTTGTAGGAGTTTGAGGGAAACTTTGGTGGAGTTTATTCTTTCCTTCTACACTGACATTGATTCTAGTGATTGAACTCATACTGTCAGGCTTGTCCAGCAAACACATCCACTGCTGAGACATTTTCTGGAgcaaaaattattaaaagcacTTTGAGTAAGTGCTAATTCTTTTCTAAATGAGCAGGGAAGCAGAATGTGAAACTAACCAGCTTCATATTATTACTGACATGATTTTATTTAACTTAAATTTCTATGTAGAGGCAAGTTAATGTAAACATAATTCAATGTTTTTCTACATTAACTCTTTGAATAGACATTAAACATAGTGTTTTgactaagaaaaagaattaataGAACATCTATGTCCTCATAGATTATTTCTTGTCTTTCCTCCCTTTTTCCTAGTGACCCAAATCAGCCAGTTCCTCAAGACACAAAATTCATTCATACCAAACCCAACCGCTTTGAAGAAGTAGCATGGACCAGATATTCCCAGAAAGACCAACTTTATCTACATATTGGATTAAAACCTAGAGTTAAAGAGCATTACAGAGCCAATAAGGTAAACCTCTGGTTGGAGCTGGTACCTCATCTGCATAATCTCAATGACATTTCTCAGTATACCTCTACAACAACTAAAGTGCCATCCACGGACATCACTCTCAGACCTACAAGGAAAAATTCCACACCAGTCACATCAGCCTTTCCTACTGCCAAACAAGATGATCCCAAGCAACAACCAAGTCCCTTCTCGGTGGATCAGAGGGACTACTCCACAGAGTTAAGTGTCACGATCGCAGTGGGAGCCTCTCTGCTGTTTCTGAACATCTTGGCTTTTGCAGCCCTGTACTACAAGAAGGATAAGAGGAGACATGATGTCCATCGGAGGTGCAGTCCGCAGCGCACGACCACCAATGACCTAACACATGCTCCAGAAGAGGAAATTATGTCTCTCCAAATGAAGCACACTGATTTGGATCATGAGTGTGAGTCCATCCATCCACATGAGGTGGTTCTTCGGACCGCCTGCCCCCCAGATTATACTCTAGCTATGAGGAGGTCACCTGATGATGTTCCTTTAATGACACCTAACACCATCACAATGATTCCCAACACTATACCAGGGATTCAGCCCTTACATACATTCAACACATTTACTGGAGGACAGAATAATACACTGCCCCATCCCCACCCGCATCCCCATTCACATTCAACAACCAGGGTATAGCCAGATGAGAGAGACtaactgtttgtttttttttttttctgatggagTGAAGTAAAAGATTATTGGAAGATTCCTTGGCTTTCAACTCAGAAGACTCTCACTATTTAAATAAGGAGGAAtattgtgtgaatatacatatCAAGAACTTTGGGGGTTTTGAAAAAATGAAttgtatatagatatacacacaaatcaactttaaaaaaaggaaattgcaATTGCTTGAAGCAATTGTTCTGAATGATACTTTTTCATTCACTTTCAAGAATTAATTTGTTGAAGATTTAAGTTACATAACGGAGTTAGGCATGTGGAACACCAAACAGGAAAGAACTGTGTCtgaatactttaaaaacaaaaacaaaaataaaatcaactatGAATATGCACAAGGGACACACCAATGGAATGTCAGATAATTTCATCAGTTTTCATTTGGAGCCCTTTAATTGTGTAGACCATATTTGCTTAAGTACACAGAACACCTATGCCATTAATGGCATAGCAGAAGCTCATGCTGAAAATTGCCAGTAAAACAAAGAAGTTTAAAGACTGGCAGGTACAACATGATCACATAAGTGCTGTCAGTACTAAGTCGTGGGGATCAAGgagactggatatttttagcacGATGTGCATGATAATTTATATGCTTGGTGGCTGTGCTGCTGATTAAGCCGTAATTAAAATTCTTCTCATCCCATTGGAGTTTTTAATAGGAGCTTCCTCCATCAATTGGCAGAAACTAAAGAAGATTTTATAAGGGGCAAAAGtaattacaataaaataatttgcaGTAGTTTTGATAATAGAGGGAATAGTTATTAAAGCCTTGGGAGAAACTAGAAGTATAGTGGTAATACTCACTGATATGAgtcccagaaaaaaaattctatgagtttaatattcttttcattcccttatatgtaataaatagaaATACAACTCTAATTGGACATGTGTTAGCTGCAGAGCTATAATTTGCTGTGGGTTCGTTACTCTGAAGTTTGTTCCTTTTGGTAACAGTCTTGCAAGGTGTAAGGACGCCCCAATAGTACCATTCTGATTACAGTTCTCAGTCGATTGATTTACTCATGTTGCATGACAAAATGTTTACTACTAAGAATTCAATAGAAAGCTCAGCCCCTCTTCACAGTGCATCTTTCTCACTGAGGGTCCCCTGAGATTACTCATGAGATCTCAGTAGAGGAATAATACAGGTGCAGAACCTAGGAGAGTCAACAGCTGGAGGGTTTGTCTTTCACATATGTGCAATTTCAAATGAATTCTCTAAGACCACAGAAATCTCTGAATCCCCTCTTGTTTACCAATAATATCAGTATATCACAGACCTTTCCAAATGTTTGTATATGTAATCAGatgtacatttatattaaaaaaaactatgaGATGGACTTAAAGAGCACATCAATGGTTTCTCTCTTATCTGTACTATATTTCTATTAGACTAaagttatgtgattttttttttttaccttttttcagATGACTAGCAATTTTGATAGTTTGTAAGATAACGCAAAGGACTTTCTCTGACTAACTGCAGTAACAGAAACCTTTCTTTCCAGCTACCCTTTTTCAAGAATTGAAAGCTTATTATACAAAAGCAAACACTTGTATACTACATGGTGGGAAGGATGTTGTGTATCTTGACCACATCTGTGGTCCTTGATTGAAATAAAGATAATATGGCGAATGGCAATTAGTCAAATGCTAAGAGACATGATCTTTGCTCATTAAAGAGCTAAAATGTttattgctgttttgtcttttattttgtttttacaaaaaaaaaaagaaaagaaagaaatctaaaacaaaagaaacaagattGTCTTGGAGTCATTTTTCTAGAACAGTTGGGTTTTAGAAGACATAGAGGCAACTCTAGAGAATACaactgcacatggagagagactCTTGGAACTTTAGTACTAACTTAGAACCAGGAAGTCACAGAAAATGTTACCTTGGTAATTTTAAATACCCCTCCCCCTAGATGTCACACAAACATGGCAACCattgttttctattaaaaaaCACAAGTTATGATGTTGCTCACCAGGGGAAAAGTCCTTTGGAAATGGAGACATGAAGGGACATTATTTCATGAAGTAAGGTATCTGCTCATAATATAGGAGTGGTTAGCCTAGCACAtatgtaaaaacaacaacaacaacaacaacaaaaacaaaaaaaattcttcaagagaattggaaaatgaaaaaaaaagatatttagctagcattaaaagataaaaaaaaatctactttgaGAAACTTATTTGATTATAGCTTCTACTCCAAAGTActaaatatcaataaatttaagCACTGTTCCACTTAAAAATACAACTCACTGTCATATGCAAAGTCTTCAAAATCCAGAGTAGTCTACTTACTCGTCATTGATGGGTGAAATGCTCATACTTTAGAGAGAATGTTACCATTGACAATGAACAAGAATTATGTAGCCTCTGAAGTACTTTTTAATGCCAAACTgtcttttattaaattaaaaaataaaaccagtaagACTAGAATAAAACTGACAGCAAAATATACTGTGAATGAGTGCTTACACAAGCAGCAATTACTTTACTTGGAAAAAATCATTCTATTAGGTTATAGAGGTTGCTCTGTTTCCACTAAAACATGCTGCATCTCTCTAATATCAACTTTTTGACAGTATAATTCCTGCTTCATATTAATTTAGggatatatttaagaaaataatgtgTAGTCGGATTGTTtactgaaa carries:
- the Nlgn1 gene encoding neuroligin-1 isoform X4, which encodes MALPRCMWPNYVWRAVMACVVHRGSGAPLTLFLLGCLLQTFHVLSQKLDDVDPLVTTNFGKIRGVKKELNNEILGPVIQFLGVPYAAPPTGEHRFQPPEPPSPWSDIRNATQFAPVCPQNIIDGRLPEVMLPVWFTNNLDVVSSYVQDQSEDCLYLNIYVPTEDDIRDSGGPKPVMVYIHGGSYMEGTGNLYDGSVLASYGNVIVITVNYRLGVLGFLSTGDQAAKGNYGLLDLIQALRWTSENIGFFGGDPLRITVFGSGAGGSCVNLLTLSHYSEGLFQRAIAQSGTALSSWAVSFQPAKYARILATKVGCNVSDTVELVECLQKKPYKELVDQDVQPARYHIAFGPVIDGDVIPDDPQILMEQGEFLNYDIMLGVNQGEGLKFVENIVDSDDGVSASDFDFAVSNFVDNLYGYPEGKDVLRETIKFMYTDWADRHNPETRRKTLLALFTDHQWVAPAVATADLHSNFGSPTYFYAFYHHCQTDQVPAWADAAHGDEVPYVLGIPMIGPTELFPCNFSKNDVMLSAVVMTYWTNFAKTGDPNQPVPQDTKFIHTKPNRFEEVAWTRYSQKDQLYLHIGLKPRVKEHYRANKVNLWLELVPHLHNLNDISQYTSTTTKVPSTDITLRPTRKNSTPVTSAFPTAKQDDPKQQPSPFSVDQRDYSTELSVTIAVGASLLFLNILAFAALYYKKDKRRHDVHRRCSPQRTTTNDLTHAPEEEIMSLQMKHTDLDHECESIHPHEVVLRTACPPDYTLAMRRSPDDVPLMTPNTITMIPNTIPGIQPLHTFNTFTGGQNNTLPHPHPHPHSHSTTRV
- the Nlgn1 gene encoding neuroligin-1 isoform X3, translated to MALPRCMWPNYVWRAVMACVVHRGSGAPLTLFLLGCLLQTFHVLSQKLDDVDPLVTTNFGKIRGVKKELNNEILGPVIQFLGVPYAAPPTGEHRFQPPEPPSPWSDIRNATQFAPVCPQNIIDGRLPEVMLPVWFTNNLDVVSSYVQDQSEDCLYLNIYVPTEDDIRDSGGPKPVMVYIHGGSYMEGTGNLYDGSVLASYGNVIVITVNYRLGVLGFLSTGDQAAKGNYGLLDLIQALRWTSENIGFFGGDPLRITVFGSGAGGSCVNLLTLSHYSEGNRWSNSTKGLFQRAIAQSGTALSSWAVSFQPAKYARILATKVGCNVSDTVELVECLQKKPYKELVDQDVQPARYHIAFGPVIDGDVIPDDPQILMEQGEFLNYDIMLGVNQGEGLKFVENIVDSDDGVSASDFDFAVSNFVDNLYGYPEGKDVLRETIKFMYTDWADRHNPETRRKTLLALFTDHQWVAPAVATADLHSNFGSPTYFYAFYHHCQTDQVPAWADAAHGDEVPYVLGIPMIGPTELFPCNFSKNDVMLSAVVMTYWTNFAKTGDPNQPVPQDTKFIHTKPNRFEEVAWTRYSQKDQLYLHIGLKPRVKEHYRANKVNLWLELVPHLHNLNDISQYTSTTTKVPSTDITLRPTRKNSTPVTSAFPTAKQDDPKQQPSPFSVDQRDYSTELSVTIAVGASLLFLNILAFAALYYKKDKRRHDVHRRCSPQRTTTNDLTHAPEEEIMSLQMKHTDLDHECESIHPHEVVLRTACPPDYTLAMRRSPDDVPLMTPNTITMIPNTIPGIQPLHTFNTFTGGQNNTLPHPHPHPHSHSTTRV
- the Nlgn1 gene encoding neuroligin-1 isoform X1, with the protein product MALPRCMWPNYVWRAVMACVVHRGSGAPLTLFLLGCLLQTFHVLSQKLDDVDPLVTTNFGKIRGVKKELNNEILGPVIQFLGVPYAAPPTGEHRFQPPEPPSPWSDIRNATQFAPVCPQNIIDGRLPEVMLPVWFTNNLDVVSSYVQDQSEDCLYLNIYVPTEDGPLTKKQTDDLGDNDGAEDEDIRDSGGPKPVMVYIHGGSYMEGTGNLYDGSVLASYGNVIVITVNYRLGVLGFLSTGDQAAKGNYGLLDLIQALRWTSENIGFFGGDPLRITVFGSGAGGSCVNLLTLSHYSEGNRWSNSTKGLFQRAIAQSGTALSSWAVSFQPAKYARILATKVGCNVSDTVELVECLQKKPYKELVDQDVQPARYHIAFGPVIDGDVIPDDPQILMEQGEFLNYDIMLGVNQGEGLKFVENIVDSDDGVSASDFDFAVSNFVDNLYGYPEGKDVLRETIKFMYTDWADRHNPETRRKTLLALFTDHQWVAPAVATADLHSNFGSPTYFYAFYHHCQTDQVPAWADAAHGDEVPYVLGIPMIGPTELFPCNFSKNDVMLSAVVMTYWTNFAKTGDPNQPVPQDTKFIHTKPNRFEEVAWTRYSQKDQLYLHIGLKPRVKEHYRANKVNLWLELVPHLHNLNDISQYTSTTTKVPSTDITLRPTRKNSTPVTSAFPTAKQDDPKQQPSPFSVDQRDYSTELSVTIAVGASLLFLNILAFAALYYKKDKRRHDVHRRCSPQRTTTNDLTHAPEEEIMSLQMKHTDLDHECESIHPHEVVLRTACPPDYTLAMRRSPDDVPLMTPNTITMIPNTIPGIQPLHTFNTFTGGQNNTLPHPHPHPHSHSTTRV
- the Nlgn1 gene encoding neuroligin-1 isoform X2 encodes the protein MALPRCMWPNYVWRAVMACVVHRGSGAPLTLFLLGCLLQTFHVLSQKLDDVDPLVTTNFGKIRGVKKELNNEILGPVIQFLGVPYAAPPTGEHRFQPPEPPSPWSDIRNATQFAPVCPQNIIDGRLPEVMLPVWFTNNLDVVSSYVQDQSEDCLYLNIYVPTEDVKRISKECARKPGKKICRKGDIRDSGGPKPVMVYIHGGSYMEGTGNLYDGSVLASYGNVIVITVNYRLGVLGFLSTGDQAAKGNYGLLDLIQALRWTSENIGFFGGDPLRITVFGSGAGGSCVNLLTLSHYSEGNRWSNSTKGLFQRAIAQSGTALSSWAVSFQPAKYARILATKVGCNVSDTVELVECLQKKPYKELVDQDVQPARYHIAFGPVIDGDVIPDDPQILMEQGEFLNYDIMLGVNQGEGLKFVENIVDSDDGVSASDFDFAVSNFVDNLYGYPEGKDVLRETIKFMYTDWADRHNPETRRKTLLALFTDHQWVAPAVATADLHSNFGSPTYFYAFYHHCQTDQVPAWADAAHGDEVPYVLGIPMIGPTELFPCNFSKNDVMLSAVVMTYWTNFAKTGDPNQPVPQDTKFIHTKPNRFEEVAWTRYSQKDQLYLHIGLKPRVKEHYRANKVNLWLELVPHLHNLNDISQYTSTTTKVPSTDITLRPTRKNSTPVTSAFPTAKQDDPKQQPSPFSVDQRDYSTELSVTIAVGASLLFLNILAFAALYYKKDKRRHDVHRRCSPQRTTTNDLTHAPEEEIMSLQMKHTDLDHECESIHPHEVVLRTACPPDYTLAMRRSPDDVPLMTPNTITMIPNTIPGIQPLHTFNTFTGGQNNTLPHPHPHPHSHSTTRV